The DNA window CTGCGCCAGTTCCACTTCAACCCCGTTCTACATTTCAAGCCCCGCGAAGCGCGGATTCGTCCCTTCCTCACCATGGGCGTAGGTTTTGATTACTTTGGCGTCACTGATGATGCCCGTCGCGCCGTCGGCACCGGCCAGTTCACTCCTTTCAAGCAGGTCGTGACGCTCGAATCGCAATTTAAACCCGCTTTCAACTATGGCGGGGGCATCAAGGCGAAGGTCACCGACCGCGTCGGTCTCCGTTTTGACATCCGTGGTTTCGCCACCGCTTCTCCGGATTACGGCATCCCCGTCTTCGGCCCGGCTGGTGCGATTACTTACAGCCGCAACACGCCGCTCAACTCCTTGCAGACCACTGGTGGTATCTCCATTTATCTGGGCGCCATCAACAATGGTCCTGTTTGCGTCTTTACCGTTGGTCAGATCGATCCTTCCACCAAGACGGTATGGCGCGGAGAAAGCGCAAGCTACAATCTCCCCATCACCAACGATTGCTTGGGCGTGACGCCGAAGTATCGCTGGACCGTAGACGGCAATGCCGTCGCGGGCGATTCGATGATCGCGGTTAAAGATCTTCCGGTTGGCGAACACCAGCTCAAGGCTGTTGTCGAAGCCGACACCACCAAGGTCACTGATCGCCGCACCCGCAACTTCCTCAAGAAGGTTCCGGTGCCTGCTTCCGAGCGTAACGCCAGCCTGATCGTCAAGGCGCCCAAGCTCGAGCTGGTCAGCCTCACCCTCGACCCGACCACGCTGAACCCCGGCGGTACCTCGCGCATCACCTCGGTCCTCAGCTATGAAGGTCCGGAGGCGGGCGAAGAAGTCACCCTCACTTACACTGCCAGCGCCGGCACCTTGTCGAGCGATCACGGCACTGCCTCTTCTGACGGCAAGTCCCTGACGCATAAGTTCACCGTCAAGCCCGGCAACACCACCGATCATGCTCTGCTCAGTGTCGCTGGTCTGAACCTCACTCCTGGTGGTCCTTCGGCCACGGTCGACGTCACCGCGACGGTGGGCAACAGCAGCAAGCGCGCCACTGCCACCGTAATGGCTCCGCCTGCTCCCGCTCCGATTGCCGCTCCGGCTCCGCCGAAGGCTATGCCGATGCAGCTCGATGACATCGTCTTCGGTAAGAATGGCGCCCGCGTCAACAATTGCGGCAAGCGCATCCTCGATCAGGCCTTTGAAAAGGCTGCTTCGATGGGCGACTACGATGTTCTCCTCGTCGGTCACTTCGACGCAGTTGAGAAGAATATCAAGGTCCGCGACGTCAAGGCGAAGAAGAGCCGCAAGCTCGATGAAGAGCGCGTCCTCCAGGTCGCCGCTGTTCTCAGCGCTGGCGTGGAACCCTGCAAGCGCCTCGAACGCAACCGCATTAAGGTTGCGACTGTCGGTGCCGAACAGCTCTCCCCCTTCAAGACCTCGCTCTGCGAAGCCACTGTGAAGGAACTCGCCAGCGGCAAGATCAACGCGAAGGATGGCAATGCCAAGAACCGCCGCGTTGAAATCTGGCTCGTCCCCAAGAACGGCCCCATGCCCAACGGTATCGCCGGAATTGCTGACGGTCCGGTTGCCGAAATCCAGTCCAAGGGTTGCCCCAAGTAATCCTTCGGATTCCAATGAGTGAAACTTTTAACGAACCCCGCCTCGCCCTCAACCGGATCTATACCAGAACCGGGGACCGCGGCGAGACGGGGCTGGTAGGCGGACAACGCGTCCCGAAAGATACACTCCGGATTGAAGTCTTTGGAACGGTGGACGAGCTCAACTCTTTTGTTGGGCTCGTTCGCATTTCTTCTCACGACCAGCAGCTGGCCGAACTGGAGAAGATCTTCGAGCGCATCCAGCACGAACTCTTCAATCTCGGCTCGGTGCTGGCTACTTTGCCCGCCGATCTCCACCCTCATCAGCCGCGCATCACCCAGGAAACCATCCACCAGTTGGAACGCGAGATCGACCACTACAACGAGGGTCTTCCCGCGCTCCGCAGTTTTGTTTTACCGGGAGGCTCGCGCCTTTGCGCCGAGCTGCATGTTTGCCGCACCGTTTGCCGCCGGGCCGAGCGTCTGCTCGTCACCCTGGGGCGGCAGGAAGAAACGCCACCCGAAGCGCTGCTCTATCTCAACCGGCTGAGCGATGCGTTCTTTGTGTGGAGCCGTTGGGTGAATGTTGCACTCGGAGTGCCCGAGGCCTTGTGGCAACCCAATCAGGGTGCCCGCTAGCTCTTCTTCTCTTTGAGTTCGATCCGGAAAGCATGCATGCGCATGAAGATCTCTTGGGCATGATCGCGATTCAAGCCGAGCAGATAGAAGAGCGGTTTCTTATCTTCAAAAATCAGCTTCAGCTCGATATGCCGAAGGCCTTCCCGCACATTGGCATCGCGGAAAGAATCCAGTGCAAATTCACATTGCCCGTCTTTGCCGATAAAGATCAGCCTCGTCCGGGTCAATAAGAGCAAGCCCTTCGCATTGCGGAACTTTCCGACATCGGATACCGCAATTCCTGGGAAGCCGAAAACAAAGTCCTCATGATCCAGCGCCGTTCTCACTTGCCAGAGCGAGGCGCGCACCTGTGGGTGATCGGTCCCCTCCATCTCGTGAAAAGCCCGGTAGAAGGGCATCTTTCCGACGAACAGATGCTGGTAATTTTCAAAGAAAACTTTGATCTGCCAAGCCACCACGGCGAGGGCGGCGATCAGGATCAAAATGGCGCCAATCACCGAGAGGTAGAGTACAGTGCGGTACTCGATCCAAACTGTAATTGGATCGAGCCCGAGATATCTGACGTATTCAACCCAACTGGGGTACTCGTTCATGAGCGAGGCAGCACGGGGAGGTCTCTATTTTTTACGGCGAGCGACGAGTCTGACACGTCGCGGACGAAGCTGCGTGGTCTGTGAGAAGGCGGCGTCGAGCAACTCCGCCAATTCTTTACTGTGCTGCTTGGAAGATCCGGTGGCGGGTGAGGCCGCTTCCGGCCGTCCGGCATAGTGCACCGAGCGCCGGCTTCCATTGAGGACGAAGGACACCTGCTCTTGTACAAAGCGCCAGGCGCCCATGTTCCGCGGCTCTTCCTGTACCCAGATCAACTCGGCGGAAGGCGAATAGCGTTGTAGCATATCGCTCAACTGATCGGCAGGGAAGGGATACAACTGCTCCAGCCGCACGATCGCGACATGGTCGGCGTTCCGCTCTTCGCGGGCTGCCACCAGGTCATAGTAGACCTTGCCCGAGCACAACAATACGCGGGTGATGGTGCTGCCGGCGTCGGCGTTGGAGTCGCCGATTACTTCCCGGAAGCTGCCCTGGACAAAGTCTTCAATGTGGCTGGCGGCCTTCAGGCTGCGCAGATGTGCTTTCGGAGTGAAGACAATCAGCGGCTTTCTCAAGCCACGCCGGTCTTCGCCGCCGTTCATCTGCCGCCGCAGCAAGTGGAAGTAGTTGGCCGCCGTCGTGCAATTGGCGACGATCATGTTCTCTTCGGCGCACTGCTGCAAAAAGCGTTCAATGCGGGCGCTCGAGTGTTCGGGGCCCTGGCCTTCGTAACCATGCGGCAACAACAGAACGAGTCCGCTCGGCTGGCCCCACTTCGCCTCGGCCGAACTGATGAACTGGTCGATCATGATCTGCGCGCCGTTGACGAAATCGCCAAACTGCGCTTCCCAAAGCACCAGGGTCAGAGGATCGGCAACGCTGTAGCCAAACTCAAATCCCATCACTGCGTACTCGCTCAGCGAGGAGTCTACGGCATCGAACTTCGCCTGATCGGGGGAGAGATGTTGCAGGGGGAAATACGATTTCCCGGTCTCATAATCCACCAGTTCCAGATGCCGTTGCGAGAAAGTGCCGCGCGGGGAATCCTGTCCGCTCAAGCGAACCGGCGTTCCTTCGAGCACCAGACTTCCAAAGGCCAGCATTTCGCCGGTCGCCCAGTCAATCGGGCCTCCGGCCAAAACTTCGGCGCGCTTGTCGAGGGTGTTCGACTTCAACTTCGGATGGACGGTGAAACCTTCCGGCAAATTCACATAGCCCTTGATGATCCGCTCGAGGGTGGAGCGGTCGATGGCCGTGCTTCCGGAGTTTGACGAGGGGAGCGCAGACTGCTCATAGCTCGTCATCTCGACCGTTTCAAACTTCTCGGCATTCGTATGCGAAGCCTCAAAACCCTCTTCCATCTTGGCCGTGATCCGCTTCTTGATCGAATCGAGTTCGCCCGCGCTCAGCATCCCGTCCCGAATCAGGCGCTCGGAATACTGGGTCGCCACTGACGGCTGATTCTTGATCAGGCGATACATCAGCGGCTGGGTGTAGGACGGATCGTCTCCTTCGTTATGCCCATGACGGCGATAGCAGACCATGTCCACCACCACGTCGCGCTTGAATTCCTGGCGGAAGTCAAAAGCGGCCTGCATCACGCGGAAGCAGGCCTCGGGGTCATCGCCATTCACATGGAAGATCGGGGCCTGCACCATCCGTGCAATGTCGGTGCAATAGCTCGACGAGCGGGCCTCCTGAGGGTTGGTCGTGAAACCGATCTGGTTATTGATCACCAGATGCACCGTGCCACCTGTTGTGTAGCCTTCCAGTTGCGAAAGGTTGAAGGTCTCCATCACGACGCCCTGGCCTGCAAAGGCCGCGTCGCCATGGACCAGCACCGGAATCACGCGCTCGCGCTTGGTGTCTCCCAGGCGCTCCTGCTTCGGACGCACAATGCCTTCCACCACCGGGTCCACGGCTTCGAGATGGCTCGGGTTCGGCGCGAGGGTGACGACAATTTCTTTGCCCTTGCTGGAGGTGCGCACGCTTGAGGCGCCCAGGTGATACTTCACGTCGCCTGAGCCCTGTGTCGAGTTCGGGTCAATGTTGCCTTCAAACTCGCTGAAGATCTGCGCCATGCGCTTGCCGATAACGTTCGCCAGCACGGTAAGACGGCCGCGATGGGCCATGCCCACCACCACTTCATGCACATTCGTGTTCGCGCTGCGCTCGACAATCTCATCGAGCATGGCGATTGCCGATTCGCCGCCTTCGAGCGAAAAGCGCTTCTGTCCGATGAAGCGGGTGCCGAGGAATTGCTCAAACATCTCCGCTTGCAGCAAGCGTTCGAGAATGCGGCGGCGCGTCGCCTCATCGAGCGGGGCATGCGCCGAGGGTGGTTCCAGGCGCTGCTGCAACCAGGCCTTCTGGTCCGGGTACTGGATGTGCATGTACTCCACACCCACCTTGTTGCAGTAGGTGCGGCGCAGCGTCTCGAGCGTCTCGCGCAAGGTGCTGACGCCTGGCACATCGCCCAGCCCTGTCGAGGCTCCCAGATTACCGGTGATAAATTCGCGATCGAGATCCCAGATCGTCAGCCCGTAGGTCGACGGATCGAGCTCCGGATGGTATTGCGCCTCGCTGCCCAGCGGATTCAGATCGGAGATCAGATGTCCGCGCACGCGATAGGCATGGATCAACTGCAGAACAGCCGCTTCTTTGGCAACCTCGGAGCTGATCTTGCCCGAGGAGACGCCCGGAATCGCGACAGCCCGGTCGGCCTGCCAGGACACCGGGCGATACGGCAACTTCAGCGCCGCAAAAATCTCTTCGTAAAAATTATGTTTGCCGTTGAGCAGGTCTTGCAGGTGAGCGAGAAAACTACCGCTTTCGGCTCCTTGGATCACCCGATGATCGTAGGTACAACTCATCATCATCGTCTTGCTCAGTCCGAGCAGGGAGCGGGTCTCCGGACGCACGCCCATGTATTCGGCTGGATAGTCAATTGCGCCGGTCGCGATGATCGCGCCCTGGCCCGGCATCAGCCGCGGGACTGAGGACAAGGTGCCGACAGTCCCCGGATTGGTTAACGAAATCGTCGTGCCCTGGAAATCTGCCAAACCCAGTTTGCCGTTACGGCCCTTCTTCACCAGGTCGTCAAAGCCATTGAGGAACTGCTGGAAGTTCATGATGCCGGTGTTCTTGATGCTCGGCACCACGAGGGAACGCTGGCCGTCCTTGCCGGCCACATCGATCGCCAGGCCAAGATTCACCTGCTGCTTCACCCAGCGAAAGGGCTGTCCGTCGCTTTCCGCATAGGCAGAATTCAGGTTGGGAAATTTCTCCACTGCTTTCGAAATCGCATAGGCAATGATGTGCGTGTACGAGATCTTGCTCTTGCCCGCCATCGTACGGCTTTGATTGATGAGTGTCCGATTCTCGTCAATTACCTTCACCGGAATGGAACGCACGCTGGTTGCGGTAGGCACGGCCAGCGACAGGTTCATGTTCTCTGCAATGCGTGCGGCCGTGCCGCGCAGCGGAACCAGTTGTTCGGCAGGGCCGAGTTCCTTCGGCGGGGCCGAAGCTCTGGCGATCAAATCGCTCGAAGTGGCTGGTGCCGCCGGGGCAGCTTTCACTGCGGGTGCCTTCACCGGGGGCGCCAATTCTGCAGGAGCGCTCGCGGTTGTGGTTACGGGAGGGGGAGTGGGTATCGCCGCTCCATTGGGAGTGCCGTTTGCGGCGCTTTCGTCCACGTCGAAGACGCCTTTCCACGCCGTGTCAACGGCGCCACGATTATTCAGGTATTCCTGGTACAGCTCTTCGGCGAGCCAATCATTTATTGATTCGGACATGGGTATTGGCGGGAAGACACATGTTTCAAAACGAGTGCCTACTGTCCAATATGATAGCGAAAGGAGCGCTTCGGATTCGAGCGTTTATGGCTTCTCGCCGGGCTTCAGTTTGCGAAAACCGCCACTTGTTTTCGGATCCGCGTCCGTCTTATCGTCTGCAGCCGGGGCTACCGGAACCGGATTGGCCGGGGCCGCTACCGTGTCGGCTGGCTTTTCTGCCGGTGTATTATCTGCCTTGCGCCAGCCGCCGGCGCTGCTCGGGTCGTCCACAGCCGGCCGCCGTTTCATGCGCGGAGCTTCGCTCGTTGAGGTGCTGGAGTTCACAGGCTCAAAAATACTGCCGCTGTCTGTGGAAGGATTGCGGTGAGTGACCGTCGGCGTGTCGTTCCCCGCACCCGGACCGTTGGTCGTCCCGCCCTCAGTCACGATGTAGGTCTGGCGATAGCGCAATTCTGCGTCCGGATAACGGCGCACCACGGCCCCAGCCAGCGCAATCTCGACATTTCGCTGCTCGCCTTGTTTGACGCCTTCTGGTGCGTTGAAATACAGCGCGTAGCTCTGCCGAATGCGCTCCAAGGTCGTTTCGAGCGCCGAGGCATCGTCGACAGGCATGCTATCCCCACCGGAGGCGCGGGCGATTTCGCTGGTTCCTGCCGATTTCAGCCGTCCATTTCCCATCGTGACTGGCCCGTTCCCACCCGGCATGCGCCTGCCCCCACCGCCGCCCGGATAGCCGCCACCTCCGAAAATGATTCCGCCCAGTCCGCCCCCGCCACCGGAAGGCCAACCGCCTCCGCCTCCGCGGCTCCGCCCACGGCCCGGGAAGGTGCCAGGAGTCTGCGCGCGGTTGCCCATCGCATCGGGCGCAATCAAGGCGCTCATCACCGTTCCTGCCTCTTCGAGTGCCCGCTCGACCCGATATTCATCCCGGTCGCGTTCGGTCATGTCGTCGGTGAGAATCACTACAGCCCGCCGTGCGTCCCGCCGCGCATGCTTGCGCATATAGTCGGTAGCATCGAGCATGCCCCGGGTAATATCGGTGCCGCCATTGAAATTCTCGCGATCGAGCAACTGTTGGAAGCCACGCATGATCTCGTCGTGGTTCGATTTGAAGCTCATGCTCACCCGTGTCGACCGGTCAAAGACTAGAATTGCCACCCGATCTTCATTCCCCAATTGCAACAGCGCCTGGCGCGCCGCCTCGGCAATGCGCTCCACATGCGGCCTCATGCTCCCGCTGACATCGAGCAGCAGCACCAGATCGAGAGGCAGATTCTCGCGCGCAAAATTCACGATCTCGCGCACCTGCCCGCCTTCGCGAAGCTGAAAATCCTCGCGGTGCAGCGCAGAAATAGAGCGATTGCTCCGGTCCGCAACTTGTACATCCACCCGGACCAGCGATACATCGCTCTTAAAGACAACTGGCGGATCTTGGTACGCGTTCAGCGCTGGCGTCAGGATTGGCGAGAGACTGAACGCCAGGGCAGCGAGAGCGGAAACGGAACAGACTGTGCGCGGCATTCACCCATTAAAACGCCCACCGAGCCCAACAAGTTTCGGCCCGAGCCCATCAAAGGCCAGTTTTGGCGAATTGAGCTGTTGTTTTGGCCGTTTTGTACCGGTTGTAGCCGTCCACCATCGCTTGATATAAAAGATTCCCAATAATCTTTGCCCCGCCGGGCATCGGATGAATGAAGTCCGCGCCCACCAATCGGGGCTCGGCGGCATACCACTTCGCCATGGTTCCATTGCCGCCCATCGCCTCGAAAGTATTGAAAAACGCCACACCCTCGTCGGCGGCTACCTTCCGCTCCAGCTCCACCAGGCGCTGCAACGCAGGGACCGTCTCAATCTGGCCTGCCGCATTCCGCTCTCCCCGGTCCATCGGACTCATCACCAGAATGCTCTTATCCGGCAGTGCGGCGCGAATCCGGCGGATTGATTCGCGCAATTCCTTCTCAAACACCTTGTCCACAAACGCCGCATAGACGCTCTCGTTGGTGCCGTAATTGATCACCACCACATCGGGGGCATAATGCTGCAGTTCCTTGGCCCAATGGTCTTCCCGCAAAAACTTCGCAAGAACACTGATATAGGCGCCATTCAAACCGAGACTGTCATAGACGACACCATTGGAACCCCGTAGAAACTGCACTCCAAACAACCGCACCGGCCCGCTTTGTACGCTGACCGCGATGTCCTTGCAGTCTGCAGGCAGTGTATATGCGGTAAATCCCTCACTTGGCTCGCCTGCCGTCGCCTGTTCGCCCAGACGATCCCCGCAAGCCTCCACCGTGAAACTTCCGCCATTCAACTGCTGCCAATACGCCACCTCGACACGCACATAACCCGGTTCTTTCAAGCGAAAGCGTGCCCGCGCTCCTGCTGCGCCCTTGAAACTGACTCCGCCATAGCCGTAATACCCGTCCCGGACCCGCGTTAGATTGGAAGCCTCCGTGTCCCAGCCGCTCGAATCGCTGTCCACTCCTCGATGCCCATACCAGGCCCAGGGCTTGGCGATCAGGTAGAAGCCGTGTCCGGCATCGCCAAAGCGCTTCTGTAACAGCGCGCGCACATCGGCGGTGATCAAGTCGGCGGTGGTTGGCGAATCGCCATAATGCGCCAGCCGTACGACTGC is part of the Bryobacter aggregatus MPL3 genome and encodes:
- a CDS encoding cob(I)yrinic acid a,c-diamide adenosyltransferase, yielding MSETFNEPRLALNRIYTRTGDRGETGLVGGQRVPKDTLRIEVFGTVDELNSFVGLVRISSHDQQLAELEKIFERIQHELFNLGSVLATLPADLHPHQPRITQETIHQLEREIDHYNEGLPALRSFVLPGGSRLCAELHVCRTVCRRAERLLVTLGRQEETPPEALLYLNRLSDAFFVWSRWVNVALGVPEALWQPNQGAR
- a CDS encoding multifunctional oxoglutarate decarboxylase/oxoglutarate dehydrogenase thiamine pyrophosphate-binding subunit/dihydrolipoyllysine-residue succinyltransferase subunit encodes the protein MSESINDWLAEELYQEYLNNRGAVDTAWKGVFDVDESAANGTPNGAAIPTPPPVTTTASAPAELAPPVKAPAVKAAPAAPATSSDLIARASAPPKELGPAEQLVPLRGTAARIAENMNLSLAVPTATSVRSIPVKVIDENRTLINQSRTMAGKSKISYTHIIAYAISKAVEKFPNLNSAYAESDGQPFRWVKQQVNLGLAIDVAGKDGQRSLVVPSIKNTGIMNFQQFLNGFDDLVKKGRNGKLGLADFQGTTISLTNPGTVGTLSSVPRLMPGQGAIIATGAIDYPAEYMGVRPETRSLLGLSKTMMMSCTYDHRVIQGAESGSFLAHLQDLLNGKHNFYEEIFAALKLPYRPVSWQADRAVAIPGVSSGKISSEVAKEAAVLQLIHAYRVRGHLISDLNPLGSEAQYHPELDPSTYGLTIWDLDREFITGNLGASTGLGDVPGVSTLRETLETLRRTYCNKVGVEYMHIQYPDQKAWLQQRLEPPSAHAPLDEATRRRILERLLQAEMFEQFLGTRFIGQKRFSLEGGESAIAMLDEIVERSANTNVHEVVVGMAHRGRLTVLANVIGKRMAQIFSEFEGNIDPNSTQGSGDVKYHLGASSVRTSSKGKEIVVTLAPNPSHLEAVDPVVEGIVRPKQERLGDTKRERVIPVLVHGDAAFAGQGVVMETFNLSQLEGYTTGGTVHLVINNQIGFTTNPQEARSSSYCTDIARMVQAPIFHVNGDDPEACFRVMQAAFDFRQEFKRDVVVDMVCYRRHGHNEGDDPSYTQPLMYRLIKNQPSVATQYSERLIRDGMLSAGELDSIKKRITAKMEEGFEASHTNAEKFETVEMTSYEQSALPSSNSGSTAIDRSTLERIIKGYVNLPEGFTVHPKLKSNTLDKRAEVLAGGPIDWATGEMLAFGSLVLEGTPVRLSGQDSPRGTFSQRHLELVDYETGKSYFPLQHLSPDQAKFDAVDSSLSEYAVMGFEFGYSVADPLTLVLWEAQFGDFVNGAQIMIDQFISSAEAKWGQPSGLVLLLPHGYEGQGPEHSSARIERFLQQCAEENMIVANCTTAANYFHLLRRQMNGGEDRRGLRKPLIVFTPKAHLRSLKAASHIEDFVQGSFREVIGDSNADAGSTITRVLLCSGKVYYDLVAAREERNADHVAIVRLEQLYPFPADQLSDMLQRYSPSAELIWVQEEPRNMGAWRFVQEQVSFVLNGSRRSVHYAGRPEAASPATGSSKQHSKELAELLDAAFSQTTQLRPRRVRLVARRKK
- a CDS encoding VWA domain-containing protein, which translates into the protein MPRTVCSVSALAALAFSLSPILTPALNAYQDPPVVFKSDVSLVRVDVQVADRSNRSISALHREDFQLREGGQVREIVNFARENLPLDLVLLLDVSGSMRPHVERIAEAARQALLQLGNEDRVAILVFDRSTRVSMSFKSNHDEIMRGFQQLLDRENFNGGTDITRGMLDATDYMRKHARRDARRAVVILTDDMTERDRDEYRVERALEEAGTVMSALIAPDAMGNRAQTPGTFPGRGRSRGGGGGWPSGGGGGLGGIIFGGGGYPGGGGGRRMPGGNGPVTMGNGRLKSAGTSEIARASGGDSMPVDDASALETTLERIRQSYALYFNAPEGVKQGEQRNVEIALAGAVVRRYPDAELRYRQTYIVTEGGTTNGPGAGNDTPTVTHRNPSTDSGSIFEPVNSSTSTSEAPRMKRRPAVDDPSSAGGWRKADNTPAEKPADTVAAPANPVPVAPAADDKTDADPKTSGGFRKLKPGEKP
- a CDS encoding GDSL-type esterase/lipase family protein; the encoded protein is MLSLAASVAALEYIPQLKNYRLMDWDAVQQVVDFKPSIVTKSDPIVEAEVRLKPGRALEKTGARAAVEPLSDPKGSLHAFYEAIERVEAGEPGAVVRLAHYGDSPTTADLITADVRALLQKRFGDAGHGFYLIAKPWAWYGHRGVDSDSSGWDTEASNLTRVRDGYYGYGGVSFKGAAGARARFRLKEPGYVRVEVAYWQQLNGGSFTVEACGDRLGEQATAGEPSEGFTAYTLPADCKDIAVSVQSGPVRLFGVQFLRGSNGVVYDSLGLNGAYISVLAKFLREDHWAKELQHYAPDVVVINYGTNESVYAAFVDKVFEKELRESIRRIRAALPDKSILVMSPMDRGERNAAGQIETVPALQRLVELERKVAADEGVAFFNTFEAMGGNGTMAKWYAAEPRLVGADFIHPMPGGAKIIGNLLYQAMVDGYNRYKTAKTTAQFAKTGL